GGAGATGATGTGGTCGAGGGGAACGTCGAGTCGTTTGAAGAGAAGGTGGTGTTGAAGATCAGGGCCCAAGGACCTGGTATGTACCACAACTGGAGGACGGAAAAGTACCGCTGCCCCTTCTGCAGCAAGCCCAAGCCCAGGTCTGGGTTATTGGAGCATCTGATGGAACATTGCCGGGCTACATCGATCTCTAGTGATGAGTACAAGATCAGGGCTGAGCATTCTGCCCTCCTGAAGGTCCTGAGAAACCCTAACCTCTAGTCCTACATCATGCTGATCATCAGAAGCTGGAAGCCGTACTCATCATCAGTATATTTGATGATGTTTTACTTTTGGAAAGCTGCATCTGGGTCTGAACTGGTTGGAAGCTACCTCTATTAATGTAATGTAATGTAATGTATTGTGTGTCTGAACTGGATCTGTTGTGAACTGCCTGGTACCTGTGGTGGTAACCTAGAATGCTATCTATATATGTGTGGCCTTAACTTTATTGGTGGTGAATGCTTCCTTCATGTTTACTTGTTGTTTCGATGGTGCAATGATCACAAATGGCGCTTCAGTGTTGCTTTAGACATGTTGCAACACTTGTCTATGCTGTGGGCAAGTGCAACATGCTGTGCGCATGTGCCAATTATACCAAATATTGAAGCTGGCAATGTTCCAAATTGGTGTCATGAATTATAGTACATGGGGTTTCGTAAAGTTACTAATAATTGTTCATCCTCACACATTCCATCAATGCATAATTTGAATAAGCAAAAAGATCAAATGTTCCATCATTTGAACCAATATTGCAATAACAGAGCAAATATTCCATCATCAAAGTGTGAAGGAATTAAATGTAAATTTAGAAGAGTAATGTAATACTAGTTAAAAATAACGTGTGCAAAAAAAAGGAATTTGAAATAAGATCTACTTTATTTTTTAATAAAGTTATATTACCCTACTTATTAGAATTTTGAAAATGTCACTTATTTATAagaaaagaaaatataaataTTCAAAAAGATGTGTTTGATAAAAATACCTTTTGAATTTTTGGTATGTTATTATTTGAGGGGTCATGTAATTTTTATGTTATTTTTTGAGTGCTCAGGTAATTTTTATGTAAACTGAAGGAAAAGGGAAAAATAAACAAAGGGAAAAGCATGGGCCAGCCTAGCCATCTTGGAAACCTAACTTtataataaaaaaaattcaaaaaataagagggcattaaaaaaaataaacaattataagagggcattaaaaaataaacaaatataagagggcattataaattaaaaaaattcaaaaaatagaaagaaaatataagagggcattataaatttcaaagaaaatataagagggcattataaacaaatataagagggtATTAGAAATTTCAAAGAAATTTTGGAAaaagaatattttacaatgccccctgaggtatagaccgatgttttgaccagccagtctagagggcattataaattaataaaaagttcaaaaaaaataaaacgttggaaacctagctttgtttgtgcaagatatgatgtgtgccaaaattgaggtgatttggaggtggtcgagaaaatgaccgcattccggaggggccatttggtctaacttaagccagtttttgaacaaatgtgattgtttccaccacctccaaatcactcaaactttcttgaacatggtgacccacatgtgccaatcatgcctatgaaagaaaatttggaaaaagaatattttacaatgcccccctgAGGTATAGACCAATGTTTTGACCaatcagtctagagggcattataaattaataaaaaaacaaaaaaacaaaaaaaaccttggaaacctacctttgtttgtgcaagagatcatgtgtgccaaagttgaggtgatttggaggtggtcgaaaaaatgaccgcattccggaggggccatttggtctatcgGCGAGATCCAAGGGTTCACAGCAGCCCAAAAGAAAAACCGCCTGGAAGTCCGAGGACCTTTAGTACCGTATTTCGATTTCATGACACCTTTGATTCAAAGAACCGGCGATGCCAGACCAATCAAGCGTATCATGTCGACTTTCGAATCCGGGATTTGACTATCCTTGAGATAGCAGTTCCCTGGTCAGGAAAGCGGAGTCACTAGAATGATATGAGATATACGCACATCTCGATAAGCCAATCCCAATCCCTTGTATCACTGGGTTCCACAATCCCATTCAATTCTTGTCCATTCAATACCATGGATATATCGATTTCTATTTTCAGAAAGCTCCTATTTCGATTGATATCTCTAGCAAATATAACTTAAACCAATTTttgaacaaatgtgatttttcccaccacctccaaatcacccaaactttcttgcacatggtgacccacatgtgccaatcatgcctatgaaagaaaatttggaaaaagaatattttacaatgcccccctgaggtatggaccgatgttttgaccagtcagtgtagagggcattataaattaataaaaaattaaaaaaatataaaaccttggaaacctacctttgtttgtgcaagagatcatgtgtgccaaagttgaggtgatttggaggtggtcgaaaaaatgaccttattccggaggggccatttggtctaacttaagccagtttttgaacaaatgtgatttttccaaccacctccaaatcacacaaactttcttgaacatggtaacccacatgtgccaatcatgcctatgaaagaaaatttggaaaaagaatattttacaatgcccccctgaggtatagaccgatgttttgaccagtcagtctagagggcattataaattaataaaaaattcaaaaaatataaaaccttggaaacctacctttgtttgtgcaagagatcatgtgtgccaaaattgaggtgatatGGAGGTGGTCGAGAAAatgaccgcattccggaggggccatttggtcttaagccagtttttgaacaaatgtgatttttcccaccacctccaaatcacacAAGCTTTCTTgaacatggtgacccacatgtgccaatcatgcctatgaaagaaaatttggaaaaataatattttacaattcccccctgaggtatagaccgatgttttgaccagtcagtctaaagggcattataaattaataaaaaattaataaaatataaaaccttggaaacctacctttgtttgtgcaagatatcatgtgtgccaaagttgaggtgatttggaggtgttcgaaaaaatgaccgcattccggagggtCATTTggtaacttaagccagtttttgaataaatgtgatttttcccaccacctccaaatcatacaaattttcttggacatggtgacccacatgtgccaatcatgcctatgaaagaaaatttggaaaaagaatattttacaatgccccctgaggtatagaccgatgttttggccagtcagtctagagggcattataaattaataaaaaattcaaaaaaatataaaaccttggaaacctacctttgtttgtgcaagagatcatgtgtgccaaagttgaggtgatttggaggtggtcgaaaaaatgaccgcattccggaggggccatttggtctaacttaagccagtttttgaacaaatgtgatttttcccaccacctccaaatcacccaaactttcttgaacatggtgacccacatgtgccaatcATGCCTACGAATTCGTGCACACCTTGCCTGGGGGCCACATTGGCCACGCTCACATGCTcccaaaagttggggtcatctcatgcatgcccccacatgcaccatgtacaagccggaccattcgggtctgccggagggcaaGTTTGAAAGAGGTTTTCCTTGCCGGACCCACCAAATGATCCCAAACTTTTTGCACACCCTACCATGACCATGGCATGCATGTGGGAGGAGAATTCATACACCACGGCCACATTTTTGTTGAAATCCCATCAATATCCATGTGTATTACATGTAAGTGAGCATGTGTAAAATTTATTAGATGACTTGAAGGTCAAAACATTAACTTGTCATATATGCAAAAAAAATGTGTATTGAATGCAAGTGAGCATGTGTATAATTTAGTGTGTGTTTTGAAGATCAATACACATGGCAATATGCCAAAAAAAAGTGCCCAACCTACCAGAGCAGGAGAATTCATACTCCACGGCCAGCATACGACTAGGAACCCTGCCGtgcatgggccaggatgcaggcccgtggtGCAGAATATCTCTGCTGCTAGTAGGCCCCACGGGGCAGAGGGGACGAGAGTTAGGTAATGTACTGCCTGCATATGATAGGAGCTTGGGAGGGGAGTCGCAGCCGGGTATATATAAACCGGTGCGGCGCtctctcgcttggcgaggtgggactaaactcccaccacccaACGGTTGTGCGCTGCGATGTGCCCTGCGCGGCTCCGCCTTGGGCCCAATTCGGGCGGGCTGGCCCAGGGCAGCCTTACCCGCGCGCTGATCTGTTTGATATTCTCTTTGTTTTTCACTTCTTAACTCcaaaatttcttttcttgtttatattTCTAATATTTAAAATCAAATCTCTTTTTTTCTATATTATTTCTAACAGTGTTTACTAAAATTAAAAAATTATGCCAAATTCTGTTGTGTTTTATTTCATTTGTTCGTTCTCTTTTGTATATTGATAATATTTACGAAATATAAACTAAAATGGTGTGTTTTATTTCAATTCTTCATTCTAATATTTCTTAtctttattatttttgaaatatttttagtttgtaagataaaatgttctgttttatttcacttctTCATTCTAATATTTGTTCTCTTCTTTATATTTGAAATATTTTGAAAATGTAAGATAATATGTTATCTTTTATTTCATTTCCTCATTCTAATAGATCTTATCTTTTTTATATTTGAATTATTTTTTAAATGTAAGATAATATGTTGTCTTTTATTGCTCTTATTCATTCaaatttttgttctgttttctataTTCTCCTCTTTTCTTTGTTCTGACAATTATAAATTTAAATAATGTATGATATAATGTTGTCTTTTATTTCACTTTTCATGGATGTCCTTCCTAATTAtaaattttcttttctgtttcatacTTGAAATATTATTAAATCAAATATAGTTGGGACAATCGCATGTATGCCTCCACTTGCACCATGTACTACAAGCAGGTTTTTCTTCTCGGTCTCACCAATTGATACCAAACTTTTATGCACACCCTACGATGAGCATAGCAAGCATGCCTGGCAACTACCGTTCATTTCTGACACTCTATGCATTTTGTAGGCGTTTTGCGGTGATAAAACCCTAAAACAGTGccccgacgtgacgcaacgtgcgtatTGTGTCCGAATTCGTGCACACCTTGCCTGGGGGCCCACATCGGCCATGCCGACGTGCTCCCAaaaagttggggtcatctcatgcatgcctccacatgaaccatgtacaagccggaccattcgggtctgccggagggcaaGTTTCAAAGTGGTTTTCCTTGCCGTTCCCACCAAATGATCCCAAACTTTTTGCACACCCTACCATGACCATGGCATGCATGTGGGAGGAGAATTCATACACCACGGCCTCATTTTTTTGAAATCCCATTAATATCCATGTGTATTACATGTAAGTGAGCATGTGTAAAATTTATTAGATGATTTGAAGGTGAAAACATTAACTTGTCATATATGCAAAAAAATGTGTATTGAATGCAAGTGAGCATGTGTATAATTTAGTGTGTGATTTGAagatcaaaacacatggcaaaatgcCAAAAAATGTGCCCACCTACCAGAGCAGGGGAATTCATACACcccggcctgcatacgactaggaacccagccgttcatgggccaggatgcaggcccgtggtGCAGAATTTCTGCTGCTAGTAGGCCCCACGGGGCAGAGGGGACGAGAGTTAGGCAATGTACTGCCTGCATATGATAGGAGCTTGGGAGGGGAGTCGCAGCCGGGTATATAAACCGGTGCGGCACtctctcgcttggcgaggtgggactaaactcctaCCACCCCATGGTTGTGCGCTGCGCTGTGCCCTGCACGGCTCTGCCTTGGGCCCAATTGGGGCGGGCTGGCCCAGGGCAGCCTTACCCGCGCTCTGATCTGTTTtatattttctttgtttttcacttcttaactctaatttttttttcttgtttATATTTCTAATATTTAAAATCAAATCTATTTTTTTCTATATTATTTCTAACAGTTTTTACTAAAATTAAAAAATATGCCAAATTCTGTTGTGTTTTATTTCATTTGTTCGTTCTCTTTTGTATATTGATAATATGTACGAAATATAAACTAAAATGGTGTGTTTTATTTCAATTCTTCATTCTAATATTTCTTAtctttattatttttgaaatatttttagtttgtaagataaaatgttctgttttatttcacttcttcattctaatatttgttctcttctttatatttgaaatatttccaaaatGTAAGATAATATGTTATCTTCTATTGCACTTCTTCATTCTGATAGATCTTATCTTTTTTACATTTGAATTATTTTTTAAATGTAAGATAATATGTTGTCCTTCCTAATTAtaaattttattttctgtttgatACTTGAAATATTATTAAATCAAATCTAGTTGGGACAATCGCATGCATGCCTCCACATGCACCATGTACTAGAAGCAGGTTTATCTTCTCGGTCTCACCAATTGAGACCAAACTGTATGCACACCCTAGGATGACCATGGCAAGCATGCATGGCGAGTATCATTCATTTCCGTcactcgatgcattttctagggtttttCTGGCGACAAAACCCTACAACACTGCCCccacgtgacgcaacgtgcgttttgtGTCCGAATTCGTGCACACCTTGCCTGGGGGACCACATTGGTCAAGCCCACATGGTcccaaaagttggggtcatctcaTGCATGCTTCCAGATGCACCATGTACAAGCAGgaccattcgggtctgccggagggcAGGTGTGAAAGTGGTTTTCCTTGACGGTCCCACCAAATGATCCCAAACTTTATGTATACCCTAGGATGACCATGTCATGCACGCATGACAAGTATAGTtcatttccgacactcgatgcattttctagggtttttCCGGCGACAAAACCCTACAACACTGCCCccacgtgacgcaacgtgcgttttgtgtccgaattcatgcacaccttgcctgggggaccacattggccaagcccacatggtcccaaaagttggggtcatctcaTGCATGCTTCCACATGCACCATGTACAAGCAGGACCATTCGAGTCTGCCGGAGGGCAGGTGTGAAAGTGGTTTTCCTTGACGGTCCCACCAAATGATCCCAAACTTTATGCATACCCTAGGATgaccatggcatgcatgcatgacaagtatcgttcatttccgacactcgatgcattttctaggaTTTTTCCGGCGACAAAACCCTACAACACTGCCCccacgtgacgcaacgtgcgttttgtGTCCGAATTTGTGCACACCTTCCCTGGGGGACCACATTGGCCATGCCCACATTGTcccaaaagttggggtcatctcatgcaggcctccacatgcaccatgtacaagcaggaccattcgggtctgccggagggcAGGTCTGAAAGTGGTTTTCCTTGCCGGTCCCACCAATTAGGAAGTCATAAATAGGACAACATTTAATCATACATATTTGAAACAAATTGAAAACAATGAGAAGAAGTGATATGGAATTATGAAACATGAACAAAAAATAGGAATAAGAAGGAGAAAACATAAAATAACAGGAAAACCAAATTAAAAGGGAAAGAGGAACAATACATTTGAATGTATAATATTGTAGAAATGATAGAGATACTATAAATATTGTTGAACATATACAAGTATACAATAACTAATAGGTGTCATAAAGAGTTTTTTTAGGGAAGAGCCAATGATATTTATTTTGAGGGAAGAAACAATGCATgtaggtgggccggcccagacCGCAAATAACTGTCGGATCCATATTGTTGGGGCCCACAACGCTGTGCTTTCCATGCACGTCGATCACACGCACGTCGATCACGGGAGTAGTTGCCGTTCTGTTACACAATTCTGGGATCGTGCTAATCCATATGTTCCTAATCCCTATGATTGAGGAGCACGTTCAGCCTCGCTTCAACGGAGGAAAATATAGATCGCGAGATTGGCCACAGGGAAGTTACGACGACCTAGGAGTCGACCTTGTATATAATCTCCTCCTCCTCGCACATGTCGTCGACTAGATCGCCTCCTGCCGGCGAGTCGTCGACACCTCCGTCCGCCGCATCCCACACGCCACAAAAACCCCGAGAAGATCAAGGTCGTCCGCACATGCAGGCCGACCTCGACGAACTACGTCGACAACGCATGACCgacttctttcatcttcgtcgACCGATCAATTAAATTTCCCTCCTTACCTCGCGCCTTCATAGCAAGCTACTTCCTCCGTCTCGTTGCTTTGATGGACTTAGGTTTACCACATATTTTCAACTAGTATCAACTCGACTAGATGCGTTCTGACCAGATGGCGTAGATGAAAACAATCTTTGGTTCTTTCATAGCATGGTAGAATAAGATGTTGTTTCTCGAGAAGCATGATGCAATAGAGTTTTTGTcacatgatccaattatatttTTGTCACACGATCCAATTATATTGTTGTGCACATAGAACATTAAAGAGTTATTAGCATTAGATGTTGATGAACCTCAAATAGGTACCATTGCTATAGACTCTAGTTATTTACAGCTGATCAATTTGTCACCCTGTTAATAAGACAACCAGACGAATTAGTAACAGTTTACCATATTAAATTTATTGATTATATAATTTATCTGATACTCAAAGAACTTGATCAGATGCAAGTAAATTCAATTGCTAATTGTAGTTATTTTTTTATTGCCTCATGTCAGCACACACTTGGCTGCATGTTGCAGTATACATGGTGCTAGTTTTGCATTTGCATTAGTGTTATTTTTGCATTAGTGTTAGCTACTGCCAGAAAGTTTTATATTTTTGCATGTTTATTGTTATTTTTGCTTTAGTGTTCGCTAATGTCACGAAGTTATATATTTTCTTTCAACAGGATGGACGAGCTGAATGGAGAAATAGTATGCGCCGTTGAGAAATGGTGCAAGCTTGTTGCAGCTCTATCGAGCGGTCAACGCGCTAGAGTAGCTGATACAACATTGCGCAGCATGCTGCAGATACGTACCCTAGTGATTAGGTATATGATTGAGAATTTTCAGGCCAGCACGGCCAGATTCATTATACAAGAGCAGGTTGGGGAGGTGACTCTCGGTGCGGTCGACGTCGAGTGCATCTTTAACCTCGAGAACCAAGGACTGTCCGCTTTGGACATTCTGACTGAAGAAGGCGAGGACATCAAGGAGCGGGTGCCGCCACAATTTCTCAGTAAGACATCAGAAAACATAGTGATAGATAATCTCATTGAGGACATAATTAAAAGTAAAGCCACCGGCGACGATTTCCTTCGGAAAGTAGTccttgtcctgttaggaacaattATTGCTCCCATGTCGAGCAAGATTGTGCCAAAGCAGTACTATGCTTTGGTCGATGATGTGAAACGTATTTCAAAGATTAACTAGAATGCCTTCACCATGCGTGTTCTCCTTGATTGCCTTCGCATAGTGAAGAAAGGCAAACACCTCCGCCAATGGCCGAAAGGCAATTTGGCTCTCTTGCAGGTACACATATGAGACCTGTTGCATAATGTCAATTATCATATCATTGCAATTTTATGTGATGTATTGTACTAACTCTAAATCCTTTTTTTTGTAGTACTTGTACTGGGAGAAGGTGCAACCGGTCGAAGGCGAATGCGCCTATAATCCCAACTTGTCCATACAACCTCTTATGAGGATCTGGACCGAAGGTGCAGCCATTAGGAGAGATCGGTTCGACTATGACAATGGGCGCGGCCGTGGTAACGTTAGGGTAAGTCATTGTGTTCCGTCTTTCTTAAATGTTTTGTAACTTAataatatttattttttattcatcacatgtaCTTCAATATCGCATGCAGATCGAAAATAATATCACCCAGGAATATAGGGCTCAGGAGCCCAACATCTCAAATAATGCGCCTACCATGAAGCCAAAAACCAAGCCTGCAAATGGAAACGCAAAGAAGTCGACGACAGCCCCAATGTCGGAAGATTTGATGGAGCTTCAAATGAAGCGGTGCATGGACTTCATACACACGAGATGAGGCAAATCCCTGATCAAGTTGCTGAGGTGTCACGCCCAAACTTTATAGTTTATAGTATGTTTTCTGTTTTAAACCATGCTAGAATTACTAAATTTATATTTCTATTGCAAAGGttgttggagaagttgaacaAATCAGGTGTCATGTACAAGCCGGCTGCTGCCGTGCCATCCGCGGACATTGATGTGGATGAAGAACTGGATTCGTTCGAGAACGGTCCATATGAAAAGAAGGAATTCGTGTACAAGGATGACATAGACTCACGCGGAGAGCCTGTCATTGACATGACGCAGCCTGATGAAGTGGTTCCCAACCATAAAACCATACTTGAGGTACTATGTATATATATTTCTGTCTATAATTTTCTCCTTTAATTTATTTACGTGCTGAAATGTTCACACGATTTTGTTTGCCAAATAGAAAACCCCACCGAAGATGAATGGACACAAGGAAGCTTCACCTATTAGGAGTAATGATGAATGCGGCGCTACACTCGAAAACCCTTGGGTCGTTGGTACTTCTACTCAAGCACCTTCATCGGACATAGACATTTGTCCATCTTCTGTCAGCAAGTTCATGGCTAAGGCGAATGGAAAAAAGGGTGCAACAATCGATAAGGATGAGGAAGTTATGTCCGGTAAGCGCAAGAGGACCGTTCCtaagaaatttgaatcccccTACGCACTTGACAAGCCCAGCAGGCGTCCCAACCGTGGTCAGAAACCCTCCGGTACTTCTACTGCTACTAGAGGTATCGTaactaactttcttattttgttATATGCTACGAATGCATATGATAACCATTGTTGACGTTCATATTATTTCATGCAGCTCTGTTTTCTGAAAATCATGAGCCGGAGGTTGTGGCAGATGAGTTGACGCCGGAAATAATTGATGCAGCTGTTTCATTTGTCGAGTTAGCTGCTAGCACCAAGAAAAATAAGGGGAAGAAATTTTATTACAGTGAAGGCCGTGGCATATCTCTGACTTCCGAAAGGATTCGACCGGTACTAACTCACAGATGGCTGTCGGACGATGTAAGTACTACTTGCATGTCCTGTTATTAAAATTCTCAATAATCTATGTCTCAACTTTCAACATGTAATGCCCTGATATTCTATGAAGGTAATTGATGCTTATATGGGACATTTGGAGCTGCGCGGATGATCGTTACCTCTGTCCAGCGTGGAGGTCCAAATTCCTTGTAGATCGTGCTATCGCACGAGATGATCCATTGTCGTCGAGCTGCAACATGGATAGTGCTCTGTCCAAAGCTGGAGCAGTTAATAGAGTCACGAACGAGTATACTGTGCGTGATAAGGTACGTTATGTTTGTAATTCTTCACTACAGGACATTTCATCAAGTATTTCGTTTGATCCACAATGGTTTTTTGCACTGTAGACGTATATCGCGTTGAATATCGACAATGCCCACTGGATGACCGTGGTCATGCACTTGATCAAGCAAGAATTCCAAGTTCTCGATTCGCTCTATCCTCTGGACCTGACAGAAAAGACTGTGAAAGCACTGGTAATATAACCAACATTTGTACCACTGGTCTTACATGTTGTTTATGATTATTCTTTAACACTATCCTCTTTATAGCGAATGGCTATAGCACACGATATGCACCTAGCAAATCTTTTTACACCAGGGAAATATCCAGGCGTAAGTAAGTGGCCTATCAAGGAGTATGACATGCCCGAGCAAGAGGATGGGTGAGTTAATATGACATCATGCACATTCAAACAACAACACACATGTTCGTATTGCCCACCGCTAATGTTTGCATATGTACCAGGAACTCTTGTGGCCTTTTTGTCACAGAATGTCTAGAACATTGGGACGGGGACCGAATGACCCGCGATTTTTCACAGGTATGCTGTTATTTTTACGTTTGTAGACTAGCTACTATGGTCGTGTAGCAACTTCAGTTCATGTAACGTTTATGTCATTTTTTGTAGGCCACCGTTGACGCAAGGAGAAGACGTTTCGTCGCGGAGTTGATTATGTCACCTTCGAACACGATGGAGTGTGTGAAGAACAAAATTCGCGAAATCGCAAGGAAAAGGCGCGCCTGAAGAATTGATGCGGCATGCAAGATTGAAGTTTTAGTGGTTTGGATTTAGTCCGGTCGAAGGTTTTGACGGCATGATTATCTTAGGTGTTCTATCATTTTTATGTAATAAACAGGGCATCTCGAATATTGTGAcacatacatgtgtatgtgtctgtcagacAATTCGCTCGTATCAGACAATTCGGTCATACAATTTGC
The sequence above is a segment of the Aegilops tauschii subsp. strangulata cultivar AL8/78 chromosome 6, Aet v6.0, whole genome shotgun sequence genome. Coding sequences within it:
- the LOC120967064 gene encoding uncharacterized protein; the protein is MDSALSKAGAVNRVTNEYTVRDKTYIALNIDNAHWMTVVMHLIKQEFQVLDSLYPLDLTEKTVKALRMAIAHDMHLANLFTPGKYPGVSKWPIKEYDMPEQEDGNSCGLFVTECLEHWDGDRMTRDFSQATVDARRRRFVAELIMSPSNTMECVKNKIREIARKRRA